The proteins below come from a single Ruegeria sp. SCSIO 43209 genomic window:
- a CDS encoding VOC family protein, translating into MKVTPDIPAPSAILEAALYVDDLDAAEDFYGQILGLEKIQRVTDRHVFYRIGGSVLLLFNASETEKPPGNPDLPVPPHGARGPSHVCLVLTRDEITVMRKHLLDWNIPVDAEFDWPNGARSLYVRDPAGNSVEFSEGRLWE; encoded by the coding sequence ATGAAGGTCACACCGGATATCCCTGCCCCGTCTGCCATCCTGGAAGCCGCGCTGTATGTCGACGATCTAGATGCGGCCGAGGATTTCTATGGTCAGATATTGGGGCTAGAGAAAATCCAGCGCGTCACCGACCGCCATGTGTTCTATCGAATCGGCGGGTCTGTCCTGTTGCTGTTCAATGCCAGCGAAACCGAGAAACCGCCAGGCAACCCCGATCTGCCGGTCCCACCGCATGGGGCGCGCGGTCCCAGCCATGTTTGCCTTGTCCTAACCCGAGATGAAATCACCGTGATGCGCAAGCATCTGTTGGACTGGAACATCCCTGTCGATGCCGAGTTCGACTGGCCCAACGGAGCCCGGTCGCTCTATGTACGAGACCCTGCAGGCAACTCGGTCGAATTCTCGGAAGGAAGGCTGTGGGAGTGA
- a CDS encoding DNA-3-methyladenine glycosylase, with product MSVGRIIETPDCVTEGAEWLAEACPRMAYAMEQTGPLPLRRKPDGFAQLLSAIVSQQVSVASANAIWKRLQDAKLTGPRKIMWATDDDLRAVGLSRQKIRYARALAEARIDYKALRDAPDDEVVAILTEVPGIGVWTAEIYAMFSLGRADVIAPGDLALQEAARILYELPERPKDKELRQMAEAWSPWRSVAARVLWAYYRVAKDREGIR from the coding sequence ATGTCCGTCGGACGCATCATCGAAACACCGGACTGCGTTACCGAAGGGGCCGAGTGGTTGGCTGAGGCCTGCCCCCGGATGGCTTATGCGATGGAGCAAACCGGACCCCTGCCACTCAGGCGCAAGCCTGACGGGTTCGCCCAATTGCTCAGCGCGATTGTCAGTCAGCAGGTCAGCGTGGCCTCGGCAAACGCAATCTGGAAGAGGCTGCAGGACGCAAAACTGACCGGTCCGCGCAAGATTATGTGGGCCACTGATGATGATCTGCGCGCTGTGGGTCTCAGCCGTCAGAAAATTCGCTATGCCCGCGCCTTGGCTGAGGCGCGGATCGATTACAAAGCGTTGCGTGATGCGCCAGATGACGAAGTGGTCGCAATTCTGACCGAGGTACCGGGAATCGGTGTCTGGACCGCCGAGATTTATGCGATGTTTTCACTGGGTCGCGCCGATGTGATTGCACCAGGCGATCTGGCCTTACAGGAAGCTGCACGCATCCTCTATGAATTGCCAGAACGACCAAAAGACAAAGAGTTACGCCAGATGGCTGAAGCATGGTCGCCGTGGCGATCGGTTGCGGCGCGGGTGCTGTGGGCCTATTACCGGGTCGCAAAAGACAGAGAAGGGATCAGATGA
- a CDS encoding squalene/phytoene synthase family protein, translated as MEFDDDIKACAALVHRADPDRFMAAMAAPVEARAVLFPIYALNVEVARAPWVTQESMIAEMRLQWWRDALQEIAEGPSVRRHEVVTPVSRVISPHLAAHLDEYVAVRRWDIYRDPFEDEAHFDAYIAHSAGTLMVVSAQALGSADETVLRDFGYAAGVANWLRAIPELEARGRIPLLDGTHDGVRALAQKALDRLAQARSTRNEISAQARPALYAGWQTEWVLRTALARPDRVAAGALAQGEIRRRFTLMKTAATGRW; from the coding sequence GTGGAGTTCGACGACGACATCAAGGCTTGTGCTGCGCTGGTTCATCGGGCCGATCCCGATCGCTTTATGGCTGCCATGGCCGCGCCAGTTGAGGCACGGGCAGTTTTGTTCCCGATTTATGCGCTGAACGTCGAGGTGGCCCGTGCCCCGTGGGTGACGCAAGAGAGCATGATCGCCGAGATGCGGCTGCAATGGTGGCGCGATGCCTTGCAAGAGATTGCCGAAGGGCCATCTGTTCGTCGGCACGAGGTTGTCACACCTGTGTCGCGCGTGATTTCTCCGCATCTGGCAGCGCATCTGGATGAATATGTGGCCGTAAGGCGTTGGGATATCTATCGTGATCCGTTCGAGGATGAGGCGCATTTTGACGCCTATATTGCCCATAGCGCTGGGACATTAATGGTGGTGTCGGCGCAGGCTCTGGGTTCGGCGGATGAAACTGTTCTGCGTGATTTCGGATATGCAGCGGGAGTCGCGAATTGGCTGCGCGCAATTCCCGAGCTTGAGGCACGTGGGCGCATTCCTTTGCTGGACGGAACCCATGACGGGGTTCGGGCGCTGGCGCAGAAGGCTTTGGACCGATTGGCGCAAGCGCGGTCCACCCGCAACGAGATCTCGGCACAAGCACGGCCTGCGCTCTATGCGGGGTGGCAGACGGAATGGGTGTTGCGGACTGCATTGGCCAGACCGGACCGGGTGGCCGCAGGTGCGTTGGCTCAGGGTGAAATCCGACGTCGGTTTACGCTGATGAAAACCGCAGCGACCGGGCGCTGGTAA
- a CDS encoding disulfide bond formation protein B, whose amino-acid sequence MTRKRLLVLVAASGSAALLLGAWGFQYIGGLAPCKMCIWQRYPHGVAVILGALAFAFPGVRPLPLLGALAAATTAGIGFYHAGVEQGWWEGPSTCTSGDIRGLSAEELMDQIMSAPLVRCDDIPWEMFGISMAGWNGLISTGLALIWIAAWRAR is encoded by the coding sequence ATGACGCGCAAAAGACTTCTGGTTCTGGTTGCCGCATCCGGCTCGGCCGCGTTGCTACTTGGGGCTTGGGGCTTTCAGTACATTGGTGGGCTCGCGCCGTGCAAAATGTGCATCTGGCAGCGGTATCCTCATGGTGTCGCAGTGATTCTTGGTGCTCTAGCCTTTGCCTTCCCGGGCGTTCGCCCCCTGCCCCTACTAGGCGCTCTGGCGGCGGCCACAACGGCGGGAATAGGGTTTTACCATGCTGGGGTCGAGCAAGGCTGGTGGGAGGGCCCATCGACCTGCACATCTGGTGATATCCGCGGCCTGAGTGCAGAAGAGTTAATGGATCAGATCATGTCCGCCCCGCTCGTGCGTTGCGATGACATCCCGTGGGAAATGTTCGGGATTTCCATGGCGGGCTGGAATGGATTGATTTCGACGGGTCTGGCCCTGATCTGGATCGCAGCCTGGCGCGCGCGCTAG
- a CDS encoding ABC transporter ATP-binding protein, which produces MLLSIDHVRKAYPGGRPVLTDVSLTLEQGQTLALTGESGSGKSTLLHLVAALDGFDGGEITLEGRAMSALNDAERAELRRGTLSLVFQQFNLIPSLTVAQNLSIHARLAGRNDPDWVVHLTERLGLRELQDRYPENLSGGQQQRVAIGRAMAIRPRLLLADEPTGNLDETASAVVLDLMLSLVADTGAALLLVTHSNDIASRLDRRAHLTGGHIA; this is translated from the coding sequence ATGTTGCTATCAATTGATCACGTTCGAAAAGCCTATCCCGGTGGGCGACCTGTCCTGACCGATGTTTCATTGACGTTGGAACAGGGGCAGACCTTGGCGCTGACCGGAGAAAGTGGCAGTGGCAAAAGCACATTATTGCATCTGGTGGCGGCGCTGGATGGGTTTGATGGCGGAGAGATTACTTTGGAAGGGCGCGCCATGTCGGCCCTGAATGATGCGGAACGCGCCGAATTGCGTCGCGGCACCTTGTCTCTGGTCTTTCAGCAGTTCAACCTGATCCCGTCGCTGACCGTTGCCCAGAACCTCTCGATCCATGCGCGACTTGCGGGTCGGAACGACCCGGATTGGGTTGTCCACCTGACCGAGCGCCTTGGCCTGAGAGAACTGCAAGACCGCTACCCCGAGAACCTTTCGGGCGGACAGCAGCAGCGGGTTGCCATCGGACGCGCCATGGCGATCCGACCACGATTGCTGCTAGCGGATGAGCCGACGGGCAATCTGGACGAAACAGCAAGTGCGGTGGTGCTAGACCTGATGCTTTCATTGGTAGCCGATACCGGCGCTGCGCTCCTGCTGGTCACCCACTCGAATGACATCGCCAGCCGTCTCGACCGGCGTGCCCACCTGACGGGCGGGCATATCGCATGA
- a CDS encoding alpha/beta hydrolase: protein MTRVLNALKKEPVSGDTRSVVVFVHGYGANGADLLGLADPLGEHLPDTLFVAPDAPEQIIGMPNGFQWFPIPWIDGSSEEEARRGMEMAVEDFNAFLDALMVDEDVLPEQVVLFGFSQGTMMSLHVAPRREDPVAGIVAFSGRLLEPDLLPDETVSRMPILLVHGDADDVVPPQSLPEAAEALQAAGFKEVYAHIMKGTGHGIAPDGLSVALAFMRDKLSL, encoded by the coding sequence ATGACACGGGTTTTGAACGCGCTCAAGAAAGAGCCGGTTTCAGGCGACACACGCTCGGTCGTGGTGTTTGTGCATGGTTATGGTGCAAACGGGGCCGATCTTTTGGGGCTGGCTGATCCGTTGGGCGAGCATCTGCCGGATACGTTGTTTGTAGCTCCGGACGCGCCTGAACAGATCATCGGTATGCCCAACGGTTTCCAGTGGTTCCCGATCCCGTGGATTGATGGCTCATCCGAGGAGGAAGCCCGACGGGGTATGGAAATGGCAGTTGAGGATTTCAACGCGTTCCTTGATGCGCTGATGGTGGATGAGGATGTCCTGCCAGAGCAGGTAGTGCTGTTCGGTTTCAGCCAGGGCACGATGATGAGCTTACATGTAGCCCCGCGCCGCGAGGACCCAGTGGCGGGGATCGTAGCGTTCTCGGGCCGTTTGCTGGAACCTGATTTGCTGCCGGACGAAACCGTAAGTCGCATGCCAATCCTGCTGGTGCATGGCGATGCTGATGACGTTGTACCGCCGCAATCGTTGCCAGAAGCAGCTGAGGCACTTCAGGCGGCCGGGTTCAAAGAGGTTTATGCCCATATAATGAAGGGCACCGGCCACGGGATTGCTCCGGATGGCTTGAGTGTTGCGCTGGCCTTCATGCGGGATAAGCTGAGCCTCTGA
- a CDS encoding FtsX-like permease family protein, translated as MTRAAVLALVSHWRMHPLQLMTLLTGIALATCLWSAVQAINAEARASYERANAQLAIGQFDELRASGSTIPLSRYAELRRAGWQVAAVLEGTLRIKGRSVRLMGVDLVAYPVLPAITQIEQGADAPDPADMLTAPGRLLMSPALAPLFQYSDDFPPVLSSTALPADLVLTDIGVAERLLNRPGQISRLVILPNQPRGVPSLSELAPELQRISPSAQLDTAQLTDSFHLNLSAFGLLSFAVGLFIVHGTVGLAFAQRRGTIRTLRALGLPMRGLIWIVLGELLLLALIGGLFGLILGYFLAGALLPDVAATLRGLYGATIDGQMSLRPQWVAAGLAMAIGGTLAASGHALWRLSRMPILAGPGLQAWRGSKASAQITGACGLALLAVGFIAYFTIGGLIAGFALLAGMLTGAALLLPLALSGILTLCLRRARTPVGQWVLADMRAQLPGLSLALMALLLALAANIGVGTMVSSFRLTFTGWLDQRLTSELYVTAADNAQGAALINWLDPRASAVLPIRSTELPHETGPLFLYGIVDHDSYRDNWPLIAKDPDVWDNVLYRGAVLINEQLARRADLWPGDTVAITPEHSLPIAGVYSDYGNPTGQAIVAMPMLDQIAPDTDTRRFGIRIIPDQASELAQALRDQFDLPPSAVVQQAAMKAQSMAVFEKTFVVTSALNVLTLGVAGFAILTSLLTLWTQRLPQVAPVWALGLTRAQLAKLELLRSVLLAVMTACLALPLGLVLAWVLLAVINVQAFGWRLPMYLFPTDWLSLFLLTLVAAVLAAALPALRLLRLPPAALLRVFANET; from the coding sequence ATGACACGCGCTGCGGTCCTGGCGTTGGTGTCCCATTGGCGGATGCACCCATTGCAATTGATGACGCTTCTGACGGGTATCGCGCTGGCAACTTGTCTGTGGTCGGCCGTGCAAGCCATCAATGCCGAAGCGCGCGCCAGCTATGAACGCGCCAACGCCCAGCTTGCCATCGGACAATTCGACGAACTGCGCGCCTCCGGTTCCACGATCCCTCTTTCCCGCTACGCCGAGCTCAGGCGCGCAGGCTGGCAAGTGGCGGCCGTCTTAGAAGGCACGCTGCGCATCAAGGGCCGTTCCGTACGTCTGATGGGGGTGGATTTGGTGGCCTACCCTGTCCTGCCCGCGATCACCCAGATCGAGCAAGGCGCGGATGCCCCCGACCCAGCTGATATGCTGACAGCTCCGGGGCGGCTGCTGATGTCACCCGCCCTGGCCCCGCTGTTTCAATATAGTGACGACTTCCCACCGGTACTTTCCAGCACCGCGCTGCCAGCTGATCTGGTGCTCACCGATATTGGAGTGGCCGAGCGTCTTCTGAACCGTCCCGGTCAGATTTCCCGTCTGGTGATCTTGCCCAATCAGCCCCGTGGGGTCCCATCTCTGTCAGAACTTGCGCCTGAACTTCAACGCATTAGCCCCTCGGCCCAGTTGGATACCGCGCAGCTTACCGACAGCTTTCACCTGAACCTCTCAGCCTTCGGCTTGCTGTCTTTCGCCGTCGGCCTGTTCATCGTTCACGGAACGGTCGGCCTCGCCTTCGCGCAGAGGCGTGGCACTATCCGTACATTAAGGGCGTTGGGCCTTCCCATGCGGGGCCTGATCTGGATCGTTCTGGGTGAATTGCTTCTCTTGGCCCTGATCGGTGGCCTGTTCGGGTTAATTCTGGGGTATTTTCTGGCTGGAGCCTTGTTGCCTGATGTCGCCGCCACGTTGCGCGGCCTCTACGGGGCAACAATCGACGGGCAGATGTCATTACGCCCCCAATGGGTCGCCGCGGGTCTTGCGATGGCAATAGGCGGCACGTTGGCGGCCAGTGGCCACGCTCTTTGGCGACTTTCGCGCATGCCCATCCTCGCAGGGCCGGGCTTACAAGCTTGGCGTGGCAGTAAAGCCTCGGCCCAGATTACAGGCGCGTGTGGCCTAGCCCTGCTAGCAGTGGGCTTTATCGCATATTTCACAATCGGCGGACTTATCGCAGGGTTTGCCTTGCTTGCCGGGATGCTGACCGGAGCGGCCTTGTTGCTGCCGCTCGCACTGTCAGGGATATTGACCTTGTGCCTGCGCCGGGCCCGCACGCCTGTTGGTCAATGGGTGCTCGCGGACATGCGGGCGCAATTGCCCGGTCTGTCACTTGCGCTGATGGCCTTGCTGCTGGCGCTCGCCGCGAATATCGGCGTGGGCACAATGGTTTCAAGCTTCCGCCTCACCTTTACGGGCTGGCTCGATCAACGGTTGACCTCCGAACTTTACGTGACCGCAGCCGACAATGCACAAGGCGCAGCCCTTATCAATTGGCTCGACCCAAGGGCGTCAGCTGTCCTACCCATTCGCAGCACCGAATTGCCGCACGAGACCGGGCCGTTGTTTCTGTACGGGATTGTTGATCACGATAGCTATCGCGACAACTGGCCACTGATCGCCAAGGATCCCGACGTCTGGGACAACGTCCTGTATCGCGGCGCCGTTCTGATCAACGAGCAACTCGCACGACGCGCGGATCTGTGGCCCGGAGATACCGTCGCGATCACACCCGAGCACAGCTTGCCGATTGCAGGTGTCTATTCCGATTACGGGAACCCGACAGGTCAGGCCATCGTCGCTATGCCGATGCTAGATCAGATTGCCCCGGATACGGATACACGCCGCTTCGGCATCCGCATCATACCGGATCAGGCCTCGGAGCTGGCACAGGCGTTGCGTGACCAATTTGACCTGCCTCCATCGGCAGTTGTGCAGCAGGCCGCTATGAAAGCGCAATCGATGGCTGTTTTTGAAAAAACTTTCGTCGTCACCTCAGCGCTGAATGTGCTGACACTGGGCGTTGCGGGGTTCGCGATACTCACCAGTTTACTGACATTGTGGACCCAGCGCCTGCCTCAGGTCGCACCGGTCTGGGCGCTGGGTCTAACGCGCGCGCAACTGGCCAAGCTAGAGCTTCTGCGCAGTGTCCTGCTTGCGGTGATGACCGCTTGTCTTGCCCTTCCATTAGGCCTTGTCTTGGCATGGGTGCTGCTGGCCGTGATCAACGTGCAGGCCTTCGGATGGCGCTTGCCCATGTATTTGTTCCCAACTGATTGGCTGAGCTTATTCCTGCTGACTTTGGTTGCCGCCGTGCTCGCAGCGGCCCTACCCGCATTACGACTGCTCCGCCTGCCACCTGCTGCGCTATTGAGGGTTTTTGCCAATGAAACTTAA
- a CDS encoding rRNA large subunit pseudouridine synthase E, which translates to MSWFIRFNKPYDVLPQFTDRANSDSPRSTLSEFIDLPGVYPAGRLDRDSEGLMLLTDNGRLQAQISDPKHKMPKTYWVQVEGIPDTAALKALREGVELKDGLTRLAKARLIDEPEWLWPRTPPIRVRQTVPDSWIELTIKEGRNRQVRRMTAAVGHPTLRLIRARVGDWTLDGLDPGQWESLPMPAVDAAPSRKRDRRPRR; encoded by the coding sequence ATGTCCTGGTTCATCCGTTTCAACAAACCTTACGATGTATTGCCGCAGTTCACCGACCGCGCCAATTCTGACTCGCCCCGCAGCACGCTCTCGGAATTCATCGACCTGCCCGGTGTCTATCCTGCGGGACGCTTGGACCGGGATAGCGAGGGTTTGATGCTGCTGACTGATAATGGGCGATTGCAGGCGCAGATATCAGACCCCAAGCACAAGATGCCTAAGACATACTGGGTTCAGGTCGAAGGCATTCCCGATACAGCGGCACTAAAGGCGTTGCGGGAAGGTGTTGAACTTAAGGATGGTTTGACGCGCCTCGCCAAGGCGCGGCTGATTGACGAACCCGAATGGCTGTGGCCACGCACCCCGCCGATCCGGGTTCGCCAAACGGTGCCCGACAGTTGGATTGAACTGACGATTAAAGAGGGCCGCAACCGTCAGGTTCGCCGGATGACAGCCGCAGTCGGGCACCCAACTCTGCGCCTGATCCGAGCCCGTGTTGGAGATTGGACTTTGGACGGCCTTGACCCCGGTCAGTGGGAAAGCCTGCCGATGCCAGCTGTTGACGCAGCACCGTCGCGCAAGCGGGACCGCCGCCCGCGCCGGTGA
- a CDS encoding HNH endonuclease, producing the protein MDGDFRTEFVRETGALKHHPALVLNADYRPLSYYPLSLWPWQEAIKAAWLDRVDIVAEYDEVVRSPSTEIRIPSVVVLKDYVKPRKRVAFTRFNLFLRDEFKCQYCGSRENLTFDHVVPRASGGVTSWQNVVAACSPCNLRKGSKSLRQARMSLNKPPRQPDAEALRNIGRKFPPNHLHESWIDFLYWDAELDQL; encoded by the coding sequence ATGGACGGAGACTTCAGGACCGAATTTGTCAGGGAAACCGGTGCGCTCAAGCATCATCCGGCATTGGTTTTGAACGCCGATTACAGACCTCTTTCCTACTACCCGTTGTCTTTATGGCCGTGGCAGGAGGCGATCAAAGCTGCCTGGCTGGACAGGGTGGATATTGTTGCGGAATATGACGAGGTTGTCCGCAGTCCCAGTACCGAGATCCGAATACCCTCGGTCGTTGTCCTGAAAGACTATGTAAAACCCAGAAAGCGCGTGGCCTTCACGCGCTTTAATTTGTTTTTGCGGGACGAATTCAAATGCCAGTACTGCGGCAGCCGTGAAAACCTGACCTTTGATCATGTTGTACCGCGCGCTTCGGGCGGGGTCACAAGTTGGCAGAATGTCGTTGCAGCGTGCAGCCCGTGCAATCTGCGCAAGGGCTCAAAATCCCTGCGACAGGCCAGAATGTCTCTGAATAAACCGCCGCGTCAGCCGGATGCTGAGGCTTTGCGCAATATCGGTCGGAAGTTCCCCCCGAACCATCTGCACGAAAGTTGGATCGACTTCCTCTACTGGGATGCCGAACTGGATCAGCTATGA
- a CDS encoding YqaA family protein: MLRSLYDWTIRLAEHPHALWALAVVAFVESSFFPIPPDVLMIPMILARPSRAWLIATVALVASVLGGILGYAIGAFFYESLGQPVLEAMGKAHAMEEFNTRFNDFGFWAVLAAGVTPFPYKVITIMSGWTGMPIGTFIATSILARALRFFLVAGLLWKFGEPIRDFIEKRLGLMFTLFIILLFGGFLVVKYL, encoded by the coding sequence ATGTTGCGATCCCTTTATGACTGGACCATTCGTCTGGCCGAACATCCTCATGCGCTCTGGGCGCTGGCTGTTGTGGCTTTTGTCGAAAGTTCGTTTTTTCCGATCCCACCCGATGTTTTGATGATTCCCATGATCCTTGCGCGTCCGTCGCGGGCCTGGCTGATCGCGACGGTCGCCTTGGTTGCCTCGGTGCTGGGTGGGATATTGGGTTATGCAATTGGGGCATTCTTTTACGAAAGCCTTGGGCAGCCTGTTCTGGAAGCCATGGGCAAAGCCCACGCAATGGAAGAATTCAATACCCGCTTCAATGATTTCGGCTTCTGGGCCGTGCTGGCGGCTGGTGTGACGCCTTTCCCATATAAGGTCATCACCATCATGTCGGGCTGGACCGGGATGCCGATTGGGACGTTCATAGCCACCTCGATCCTGGCGCGCGCCTTGCGCTTCTTTCTTGTGGCCGGGCTGCTGTGGAAATTTGGGGAACCAATCCGTGACTTCATCGAAAAACGGTTGGGTTTGATGTTTACCCTATTCATTATCCTGCTGTTTGGCGGCTTTCTTGTGGTGAAATACTTATGA
- a CDS encoding putative quinol monooxygenase, translating to MLIVTGVVEVSDAAVEIAIAAAQEMVAETLKEPGCLIYEFSQILGQATRFRVYEEWQDQAALEAHFATPHMTAFQAALGEVGVVSSEIYRVIGGEKQPLR from the coding sequence ATGCTGATCGTGACAGGAGTGGTCGAAGTTTCAGATGCAGCGGTCGAGATAGCCATTGCTGCCGCGCAGGAAATGGTTGCGGAAACTCTGAAAGAACCCGGATGCCTGATCTATGAATTCAGTCAAATCCTGGGTCAGGCGACCCGCTTTCGGGTCTATGAGGAATGGCAGGATCAGGCCGCGCTTGAGGCCCATTTCGCGACCCCTCATATGACTGCTTTTCAGGCGGCACTTGGTGAGGTCGGCGTTGTCTCTAGCGAAATCTACCGTGTGATCGGGGGCGAGAAGCAGCCGCTTCGCTGA
- a CDS encoding lipocalin-like domain-containing protein — MKLKAFILFILLPITGWAQGYAGLGGNADGFTRPEPGYSFQFPQDHGAHPDYRIEWWYLTANLKDAEGRDYGIQWTLFRSALKPSEADGWQNPQIWMGHAALTTPETHYFAERLSRGGVGQAGVTAQPFEAWIDEWHMRGDDLETLSLTANGSNFGYDLTLKAQGPLVFHGAEGYSVKSADGQASYYYSQPFYSVEGTLHLPNEDVEVAGQGWLDREWSSQPLAEDQSGWDWFSLSFDDGDKLMAFRLRGDRGDFTAATWIEADGQTTPLPDGSVLLEPLETARVAQRDVPIKWQVSLPDRGIDVEVDAISPKAWMGTRFEYWEGPITITGSHTGRGYLEMTGY; from the coding sequence ATGAAACTTAAAGCCTTCATTCTGTTCATCCTCCTTCCAATTACCGGTTGGGCGCAGGGTTATGCCGGTTTGGGCGGCAATGCGGATGGCTTTACGCGTCCTGAACCGGGCTACAGCTTTCAGTTTCCACAAGATCACGGCGCCCATCCGGATTATCGGATTGAATGGTGGTATCTGACGGCAAACCTCAAAGACGCAGAGGGTCGCGACTATGGCATACAATGGACCCTGTTCCGATCGGCCCTGAAACCGTCCGAGGCTGACGGCTGGCAAAACCCACAGATCTGGATGGGCCATGCCGCGCTCACAACGCCAGAAACACACTATTTCGCCGAACGACTCTCTCGCGGCGGTGTTGGACAGGCTGGCGTTACGGCCCAACCGTTTGAGGCATGGATCGATGAATGGCACATGCGCGGCGATGATTTGGAAACCCTGAGCCTGACAGCAAACGGATCAAACTTTGGATATGATTTGACTCTGAAGGCCCAAGGCCCATTGGTGTTTCACGGGGCCGAGGGGTATTCGGTGAAATCCGCCGATGGTCAGGCCAGCTATTACTATTCACAACCCTTCTACTCGGTCGAGGGCACGCTCCACCTGCCCAACGAAGATGTCGAAGTCGCCGGCCAGGGTTGGCTGGATCGCGAATGGTCTTCGCAACCCTTGGCCGAAGATCAAAGCGGCTGGGACTGGTTCTCGCTCAGCTTTGACGACGGTGACAAGCTGATGGCCTTCCGCCTACGCGGGGATCGAGGGGATTTCACGGCGGCTACGTGGATTGAGGCCGATGGGCAAACGACCCCCCTACCTGACGGCTCAGTCCTGCTAGAACCCCTTGAAACCGCCCGCGTGGCACAACGTGACGTTCCGATCAAATGGCAGGTGTCGTTGCCGGATCGCGGGATCGATGTTGAAGTCGATGCCATAAGCCCGAAAGCCTGGATGGGAACCCGGTTCGAATACTGGGAAGGCCCAATCACCATCACAGGCAGCCACACAGGGCGCGGATATCTTGAGATGACGGGGTATTGA
- a CDS encoding MFS transporter, protein MTMIAATPDDSQAKRNVAVLVAAQAILGAQMPMMFIVGGLAGQSLASNACLATLPISLIVLGSMLAATPISAIMQRWGRRAGFLVGSTAGAAGGVIGAYGLYLGSFPIFLIGSFLTGIYMSAHGFYRFAAADTASDAFRPKAISYVMAGGLAAAIIGPQIVKLTSQAYVVPFLGTYLAVIAINVIGSALFFFLDIPTPPKPTEDEPKGRTRLELLKTPRIAVAIICAMVSYALMNLVMTSTPLAVVGCGYTEGDAADIVTSHVLAMYIPSFFTGHLIARFGVEKIVALGLAILGGAGIVALQGVDLGNFFVALILLGIGWNFGFIGATSMLADSHEVHERGRMQGLNDLLVFGGVTFASLASGGLMNCSGGSAVEGWTAVNLAMIPLLTLAGGALLWLVLRPSDPQTV, encoded by the coding sequence ATGACAATGATCGCTGCCACCCCTGACGATAGTCAGGCCAAACGCAACGTTGCCGTTTTGGTGGCAGCACAGGCAATCCTGGGTGCACAGATGCCCATGATGTTCATCGTCGGCGGGCTGGCAGGCCAATCGCTGGCCAGCAACGCTTGCCTTGCGACGCTGCCGATTTCACTGATCGTTCTGGGTTCAATGCTGGCGGCCACGCCGATTTCGGCCATCATGCAACGCTGGGGACGCCGTGCCGGGTTTCTTGTGGGATCAACCGCAGGTGCCGCAGGGGGCGTTATCGGGGCTTACGGCCTTTATCTCGGCTCGTTCCCGATCTTCCTGATCGGCAGCTTCCTGACCGGCATATACATGAGCGCACATGGCTTTTATCGCTTTGCAGCAGCAGACACCGCCTCTGATGCATTTCGGCCCAAGGCGATCTCATACGTCATGGCCGGAGGGCTTGCGGCGGCGATCATCGGCCCTCAGATCGTCAAGCTGACCTCGCAGGCGTATGTGGTCCCGTTTTTGGGCACTTATCTGGCGGTGATCGCGATCAACGTAATCGGCTCAGCCCTGTTCTTCTTTCTCGACATCCCTACTCCGCCGAAACCGACCGAAGATGAACCCAAAGGTCGCACGCGGCTGGAGTTGCTGAAAACTCCACGCATCGCAGTAGCGATCATCTGCGCAATGGTTTCCTACGCGCTGATGAACCTTGTAATGACGTCTACACCTTTGGCCGTCGTCGGGTGCGGATATACCGAAGGTGATGCCGCGGATATCGTCACCAGCCACGTACTGGCGATGTACATTCCCAGCTTCTTCACCGGCCACCTGATCGCGCGGTTTGGGGTCGAAAAGATCGTAGCTCTCGGTTTGGCAATCCTTGGCGGCGCAGGCATTGTCGCCCTGCAAGGTGTTGATCTAGGTAACTTTTTCGTCGCCCTGATCCTGCTGGGCATCGGATGGAACTTTGGCTTCATTGGCGCCACCAGCATGTTGGCAGACTCGCATGAAGTGCACGAACGCGGTCGAATGCAGGGCCTGAATGACTTGCTGGTGTTTGGCGGCGTGACCTTTGCCTCGCTTGCCTCTGGCGGATTGATGAACTGCTCGGGCGGTTCAGCGGTCGAGGGTTGGACGGCCGTAAACCTCGCCATGATCCCGCTGCTGACCCTTGCAGGTGGCGCGCTGCTGTGGCTGGTTCTGAGGCCTTCGGACCCACAAACCGTCTGA